A portion of the Bacillus thuringiensis genome contains these proteins:
- a CDS encoding glycosyltransferase family 2 protein: protein MRVSVVIPAHNEASTLSQVLVEVEKLKPYEIIVVDNGSTDGTKDIALQHHCHVIYYKHSLGNDVGRAIGAREAKGEIVLFLDGDIVIDSKELQRFVKGIRQGHQIVVNNLTWSVYLKMRPHYTTVGKFMLNRYLNKKELVVGSLIAIPHAMSREVIQKFGWWNLADPALFQAIAMSRGVDIVDTASVDVIHTNKVRPVHTGTSPGSPYPKATSRIMGDHLRALQYVIETYGKRGGFSEGNRDREFIGNYKPVVLKKEKAKYSAIIPVSEEKMTIRSVIQEVKKAGVDEIIVVANGADFETVKQAKLENVIVVEFGEALGHNVARAIGAMHATADICLFVDGDFVIPAKKLTPFLQAVEDGSDVVLNDLQCLLDMFHPADPISMGKYFVNLVAKRPDLWNNSLTAVPHAMHKRVIEKIGYDSLVIPPLAQMKAILEVFSITAVEFVDVIKTNRVRPEQHGFVNGRIPAFDRIFGDQLEAIAYLLQYTDERGSFTDGDRDRDTIQQLRKEEKNTDEC from the coding sequence ATGAGAGTATCAGTTGTTATTCCAGCGCACAATGAAGCGAGTACTTTATCACAAGTTTTAGTAGAAGTGGAGAAGCTCAAGCCTTACGAAATTATTGTAGTAGATAATGGCTCGACAGATGGAACGAAAGACATAGCGTTACAACATCATTGTCACGTGATTTATTATAAACATTCTCTTGGCAATGATGTTGGACGGGCTATTGGAGCTAGAGAAGCAAAAGGTGAAATTGTTTTGTTTTTAGATGGTGATATTGTTATTGATAGTAAAGAGTTACAACGTTTCGTGAAAGGAATTCGACAAGGGCATCAAATTGTTGTGAATAATTTAACATGGTCGGTTTATTTAAAGATGAGACCACATTATACGACAGTTGGAAAGTTCATGTTGAATCGCTATTTGAATAAAAAAGAGCTTGTTGTTGGATCTTTAATCGCAATTCCACACGCAATGAGTAGGGAAGTTATTCAGAAATTTGGTTGGTGGAATTTAGCAGATCCAGCACTATTTCAAGCGATAGCGATGTCTAGAGGAGTAGATATTGTTGATACGGCTTCGGTCGATGTAATTCACACAAATAAGGTTCGTCCTGTGCATACAGGAACATCACCTGGTTCTCCTTATCCGAAAGCGACTAGCCGTATTATGGGTGATCATTTACGTGCTTTGCAATATGTAATCGAAACATATGGTAAACGCGGCGGTTTTTCGGAGGGAAACAGGGATAGGGAGTTTATAGGGAACTATAAACCAGTTGTATTAAAGAAGGAAAAAGCGAAATATAGTGCGATTATACCAGTGTCAGAAGAAAAAATGACGATAAGATCTGTTATACAAGAAGTGAAAAAAGCAGGGGTAGATGAAATTATTGTTGTCGCGAATGGAGCAGATTTTGAGACTGTTAAACAGGCAAAGCTAGAGAATGTTATTGTTGTTGAATTCGGGGAGGCGCTTGGACATAATGTAGCACGAGCGATAGGTGCCATGCATGCTACGGCAGATATTTGTTTATTCGTTGATGGTGATTTTGTTATTCCAGCAAAAAAACTCACTCCATTTTTGCAAGCTGTTGAAGATGGAAGTGACGTGGTTTTAAATGATTTACAATGCTTATTAGATATGTTTCATCCTGCAGATCCAATTAGTATGGGGAAATATTTTGTGAATTTAGTAGCGAAAAGACCGGATTTATGGAATAACTCATTAACGGCAGTACCACATGCTATGCATAAAAGGGTAATAGAGAAAATAGGATATGACTCGCTTGTTATTCCGCCATTAGCTCAAATGAAAGCTATTTTGGAGGTTTTTTCTATTACAGCAGTAGAATTTGTAGATGTTATAAAAACCAATCGGGTACGCCCGGAGCAACATGGATTTGTAAATGGACGTATTCCGGCATTTGACCGTATTTTCGGTGATCAACTTGAGGCGATTGCTTATCTATTACAATATACAGACGAACGTGGGAGTTTTACAGATGGAGATCGCGATAGAGACACTATTCAACAATTGAGAAAGGAAGAAAAGAATACAGATGAATGCTAG
- a CDS encoding nucleotide sugar dehydrogenase: MNASSKVAIIGLGYVGLPLAVHFAERGHTVLGLDKDTRKIESIKKGESYIPDVSSKVLQSLLTKNKLIVNTPDKGITDFQNNDYVIVTVPTPINERREPDLSALISASHYIQQNLQKGQTFIFESSTYPGTLEEVIIPIISQAGQKVGEDFYIGYSPERIDPANSQYSVQSIPKVISGQTEKCKQKVQDLYSTIFDVVVPVSSPKVAEMCKLFENIQRLVNISLVNELNTLCESLGIDFYEAIEAASTKPFGFTPYWPGPGIGGHCIPVDPLYFQWRIKKNGAISQLIEAAHVINEEMPEKIVRKVKGMVQSPGLVLIVGIAYKKDVNDLRESPALPIIQLLIKEGYEIKYHDSYISSAEIGDKVYQSVALDEQTFKEAGCILILTDHSNIDWKLFKGMNRVIDTRGIIKKVSV; encoded by the coding sequence ATGAATGCTAGTAGTAAAGTAGCTATTATTGGATTAGGGTATGTTGGTCTTCCTTTAGCAGTCCATTTTGCAGAAAGAGGACATACCGTACTTGGATTAGATAAAGATACTAGAAAAATAGAATCGATTAAAAAAGGAGAAAGTTATATTCCAGATGTTTCTTCTAAAGTGTTGCAAAGTTTATTGACTAAAAATAAATTAATAGTAAATACACCAGATAAAGGTATTACTGATTTCCAAAATAATGATTATGTTATTGTTACTGTTCCAACTCCAATTAATGAACGAAGAGAACCAGATTTAAGTGCCCTCATTTCAGCTTCGCATTATATACAACAAAATCTCCAAAAAGGACAAACCTTCATTTTTGAAAGTTCCACATATCCAGGCACACTTGAGGAAGTTATTATTCCTATTATTTCTCAAGCTGGCCAAAAGGTAGGAGAAGATTTCTATATCGGATATTCTCCTGAGAGAATTGATCCAGCAAATAGCCAATATTCAGTTCAATCTATTCCAAAAGTTATTAGTGGACAAACAGAAAAGTGTAAACAAAAAGTACAGGATTTATATAGTACCATTTTTGACGTAGTTGTACCTGTTAGTTCGCCGAAAGTAGCAGAGATGTGTAAGCTATTTGAAAATATTCAGCGCTTAGTTAACATCTCTTTAGTAAATGAGTTAAACACATTATGTGAAAGTTTAGGGATTGATTTTTATGAGGCCATTGAAGCGGCATCTACAAAACCGTTTGGATTTACTCCGTATTGGCCAGGACCAGGGATAGGGGGGCACTGTATTCCCGTAGACCCTTTATATTTTCAATGGAGAATAAAAAAGAATGGGGCAATTAGTCAATTAATTGAGGCGGCACATGTAATTAATGAAGAAATGCCAGAGAAAATAGTCCGGAAAGTAAAGGGCATGGTACAATCACCCGGACTAGTTTTAATTGTAGGAATCGCATATAAGAAAGATGTAAATGATTTGAGAGAATCACCGGCTTTGCCAATTATTCAATTACTAATAAAAGAAGGATACGAGATAAAATACCATGATTCATATATTTCTTCCGCGGAAATTGGAGATAAGGTGTATCAATCTGTTGCTTTGGATGAACAAACATTTAAAGAGGCAGGTTGTATTTTAATTTTAACTGACCACTCTAATATCGATTGGAAGCTTTTTAAAGGAATGAACCGAGTAATAGATACACGGGGAATTATAAAGAAGGTGAGTGTATGA
- a CDS encoding NAD-dependent epimerase/dehydratase family protein, whose amino-acid sequence MSKKCLITGGAGFIGSHLAEELVRRGYEVTIVDNFYKGKNKYHNELMKEIRVIPISVLDKNSIYELVNQHDVVFHLAAILGVKTTMEKSIELIETNFDGTRNILQAALKGKKKVVFASTSEVYGKGKPPFSEEGDRLYGATSKIRWSYAVCKTLEETLCLGYALEGLPVTIVRYFNIYGPRAKDGPYAGVIPRFIRAALQGEDILVYGDGKQTRCFTYVSDAVEATIRAMDEKVNGEIINIGSENEQSIKEVAETIKKLTKSSSKIVQVPFEEVYPHGFEEIPNRRPNVTKLRELVQFQATVTWEQGLKETIKWFREENNG is encoded by the coding sequence ATGAGTAAGAAATGTTTAATTACAGGTGGGGCCGGATTTATTGGATCTCATTTAGCTGAAGAGTTGGTGAGAAGGGGTTATGAAGTCACGATTGTGGATAACTTCTATAAAGGGAAAAATAAGTATCATAATGAGCTAATGAAAGAGATTCGGGTTATTCCAATAAGTGTTTTAGACAAAAACTCTATTTATGAATTAGTAAATCAACATGATGTAGTGTTTCATTTAGCAGCAATTTTAGGTGTTAAAACGACAATGGAAAAAAGTATAGAGCTCATTGAAACGAATTTTGATGGAACGAGAAACATTTTACAAGCAGCATTAAAAGGAAAGAAGAAAGTAGTTTTTGCATCTACTTCAGAAGTATATGGTAAAGGCAAACCGCCTTTCTCTGAAGAAGGAGATCGATTGTACGGGGCAACTTCTAAAATTCGCTGGAGTTATGCAGTTTGTAAAACGTTAGAAGAAACATTATGTTTAGGATACGCATTAGAAGGCTTACCTGTAACGATTGTTCGTTATTTTAATATTTATGGTCCAAGAGCGAAAGATGGTCCATATGCAGGGGTAATCCCACGATTTATCCGTGCAGCTTTGCAAGGAGAAGACATTCTCGTATATGGAGATGGAAAGCAGACACGTTGCTTTACGTATGTGAGTGATGCGGTAGAAGCAACAATTCGGGCAATGGATGAGAAGGTAAATGGTGAGATTATTAATATAGGTTCTGAGAATGAACAGAGTATAAAAGAAGTAGCAGAAACAATTAAAAAACTAACGAAATCTTCTTCGAAAATTGTACAAGTTCCTTTTGAGGAAGTATATCCACATGGCTTTGAAGAAATTCCAAATAGAAGGCCGAACGTAACGAAGTTAAGAGAACTTGTTCAATTTCAAGCGACAGTAACGTGGGAACAAGGATTGAAAGAAACTATTAAATGGTTTCGTGAAGAAAACAATGGCTAA
- a CDS encoding glycosyltransferase family 2 protein has translation MAKSLSVIIPASNEVDTISDVIQSIKPLNPVEIIVIANGCNDGTEEVADRLGCKIIRHKELLGNDVGRAVGAKDAIGDVLLFIDGDFAIPTSKLQLFLNPILHDQTDIVLNNLDALFLKNQKPHSITVWRQILNAMLEREELKIDSLLSVPHALTKEVVQSIGYECLVNPIVAHLRIAQSKWRISRHCAIDVITPNKFRPIEHAAYGTSLSQSEKRMIGDHIEAVAERIVSSDTRGGYYDGNRKRNSVYHTLSFEDFYQGWGVTSNLYKGKQLSVVIPVQNEEKTIGNVIEELRKIEPFEIIVVVNGSSDKTATIAKDKGATTIIYKEALGNDVGRSLGTYFAKGEIVLFIDGDFVIPASELYPFTKAIADGKDVALNDLNHYLDLRVPLHLVTAFKYALNLACDRKDLGVGSLIAVPNAFSHKCLKAIGYKSLLSPCVAQVKALLSGFEIACVCRVEVDKMNRIRPSEHFAKIGHPPAVLRIIGDHIEGLEQIIALTDNRGGFYDGNRKRDVL, from the coding sequence ATGGCTAAGTCGCTATCAGTTATTATTCCTGCAAGTAATGAAGTAGATACGATTTCAGACGTTATTCAATCGATAAAACCGTTAAATCCAGTAGAGATTATTGTAATAGCAAATGGTTGTAACGATGGTACAGAAGAGGTTGCTGATCGGTTAGGATGTAAAATAATTAGGCATAAAGAACTATTAGGAAACGATGTTGGGCGTGCAGTTGGCGCAAAAGATGCAATAGGTGATGTATTACTATTTATAGATGGGGACTTTGCTATTCCAACTTCAAAATTACAATTATTTCTTAATCCAATTTTACATGATCAGACTGACATCGTTTTAAATAATTTGGACGCATTATTTTTAAAGAATCAAAAACCACATTCTATTACAGTATGGCGCCAAATATTAAATGCAATGTTAGAGCGCGAAGAATTAAAAATAGATTCTTTATTATCTGTACCTCATGCGTTGACGAAAGAAGTCGTCCAAAGTATTGGATATGAATGTTTAGTTAATCCTATTGTAGCTCATTTACGTATAGCACAAAGTAAATGGAGAATTAGCCGTCATTGTGCTATTGATGTTATCACGCCAAATAAATTTCGACCGATTGAACATGCTGCATATGGCACGAGCCTTTCTCAATCTGAAAAACGAATGATAGGTGATCATATAGAAGCAGTTGCAGAACGAATAGTAAGTAGTGATACACGCGGGGGATATTATGATGGAAATAGGAAAAGGAATAGCGTCTATCATACTTTAAGTTTTGAAGATTTTTATCAAGGCTGGGGCGTTACATCCAATTTGTATAAAGGAAAGCAACTATCGGTTGTTATTCCTGTACAAAATGAAGAGAAAACAATTGGAAACGTTATAGAAGAGCTTCGTAAAATTGAACCTTTTGAAATCATCGTAGTCGTAAATGGTTCGTCAGATAAAACAGCAACGATTGCAAAAGACAAAGGCGCAACAACAATTATATATAAAGAAGCCCTTGGAAACGATGTAGGGCGTTCACTTGGAACTTATTTTGCAAAAGGAGAAATTGTGTTATTTATAGATGGTGATTTTGTTATTCCAGCTAGTGAGTTATATCCTTTTACAAAAGCTATAGCAGATGGAAAGGACGTCGCATTAAATGATTTAAATCATTATTTAGATTTAAGAGTACCACTTCATCTTGTAACTGCATTTAAGTATGCACTAAATTTAGCTTGTGATAGAAAGGATTTAGGGGTAGGCTCACTTATTGCGGTACCTAATGCATTTAGCCACAAGTGTTTGAAAGCAATTGGATATAAATCTTTATTGTCACCTTGTGTAGCACAAGTGAAGGCTCTTCTTTCTGGATTTGAAATTGCATGTGTATGTCGTGTTGAGGTTGATAAGATGAACCGTATTCGTCCCAGTGAACATTTTGCAAAAATAGGTCATCCTCCAGCTGTACTTCGAATTATAGGTGATCATATAGAAGGACTAGAGCAAATAATTGCATTAACAGACAATCGTGGCGGATTCTATGATGGCAATAGAAAAAGAGATGTTTTATAG
- the pflB gene encoding formate C-acetyltransferase produces the protein MTQVLENVKNAWENFKGEKWKAEIDVRDFILNNVNVFEGDESFLAEATEATKQLWDQVMDLTTKERENGGVLDMDTKIVSSITSHDPGYLNKDIEKVVGFQTDKPFKRSLQPYGGIRMAEQACESYGYEMDKELSRIFRDWRKTHNQGVFDAYTPEMRNARKSGVITGLPDAYGRGRIIGDYRRVALYGIDHLIEAKKADLNLTGGVMSEDTMRLREELSEQMRALQELKQMAASHGFDISKPATNAKEAFQWLYFAYLAAIKEQNGAAMSLGRTSTFLDIYIERDLANGTLTEEEVQEIVDHFIMKLRLVKFARTPDYNELFSGDPTWVTESIGGMALDGRPLVTKNSFRFLHTLDNLGPAPEPNLTVLWSKQLPENFKNYCAKMSIKTSAIQYENDDIMRADYGDDYGIACCVSAMRIGKQMQFFGARANLAKALLYAINGGKDEKSKAQVGPEYAPITSEVLNYEEVMHKFDMTMEWLAGLYLNTLNVIHYMHDKYSYERIEMALHDTNVLRTMATGIAGLSVVADSLSAIKYAQVKPIRDENGIAVDFEIEGDFPKYGNNDDRVDEIAVNLVKTFMNKLRKHKTYRNSVHTMSILTITSNVVYGKKTGNTPDGRRTGEPFAPGANPMHGRDTKGALASLLSVAKLPYEDAQDGISNTFSIIPKALGKEDDVQVRNLVSMLDGYAVKEGHHLNINVFNRETLMDAMEHPEKYPQLTIRVSGYAVNFIKLTREQQIDVINRTMHESM, from the coding sequence ATGACTCAAGTATTAGAAAATGTTAAAAACGCATGGGAAAACTTTAAAGGTGAAAAATGGAAAGCAGAGATTGATGTTCGCGATTTCATTTTAAATAATGTAAACGTTTTCGAAGGAGACGAATCTTTCTTAGCAGAAGCAACTGAAGCAACGAAACAACTTTGGGATCAAGTAATGGATTTAACAACAAAAGAACGTGAAAACGGTGGCGTTCTTGATATGGATACAAAAATTGTTTCTTCTATTACATCACATGACCCAGGATACTTAAATAAAGATATTGAAAAAGTAGTCGGTTTCCAGACTGATAAACCATTTAAACGTTCTTTACAACCATATGGTGGTATTCGTATGGCAGAACAAGCTTGTGAATCTTATGGATACGAAATGGATAAAGAACTTAGTCGTATTTTTAGAGATTGGAGAAAAACTCATAACCAAGGTGTATTTGATGCTTATACACCAGAAATGAGAAATGCACGTAAATCAGGTGTTATTACTGGTCTTCCAGATGCATACGGTCGTGGACGCATTATCGGTGACTATCGACGCGTAGCATTATATGGTATTGATCATTTAATTGAAGCGAAAAAAGCTGATTTGAATTTAACTGGTGGTGTAATGAGCGAAGATACAATGCGTTTACGCGAAGAGTTATCTGAGCAAATGCGTGCACTTCAAGAACTAAAACAAATGGCTGCTTCTCATGGTTTCGATATTTCTAAACCAGCAACAAATGCAAAAGAAGCATTCCAGTGGTTATACTTCGCATATCTTGCAGCGATTAAAGAGCAAAACGGAGCTGCAATGAGTCTTGGACGTACTTCTACATTCTTAGATATTTACATTGAAAGAGATTTAGCAAATGGTACTTTAACAGAAGAAGAAGTACAAGAAATTGTAGATCACTTCATTATGAAATTACGTCTTGTGAAATTCGCAAGAACACCTGATTATAATGAATTATTCTCTGGTGACCCAACTTGGGTAACTGAATCTATCGGTGGTATGGCATTAGATGGTCGTCCATTAGTAACAAAGAACTCATTCCGTTTCTTGCATACATTAGATAATTTAGGACCAGCTCCAGAACCGAATTTAACAGTTCTTTGGTCTAAACAATTACCAGAGAACTTTAAAAACTACTGTGCGAAAATGTCCATCAAAACATCAGCAATTCAATATGAAAATGATGACATTATGCGTGCTGATTACGGCGATGATTACGGAATTGCTTGTTGTGTATCTGCAATGAGAATCGGTAAACAAATGCAGTTCTTTGGAGCTCGTGCAAACTTAGCGAAAGCATTATTATATGCGATTAACGGTGGTAAAGATGAAAAATCAAAAGCACAAGTTGGTCCTGAGTACGCACCAATTACTTCTGAAGTATTAAATTATGAAGAAGTTATGCATAAGTTTGATATGACAATGGAATGGTTAGCGGGTCTATATTTAAATACATTAAATGTTATCCATTACATGCATGATAAATATAGCTATGAACGTATTGAAATGGCACTTCATGATACAAATGTTCTTCGTACAATGGCAACAGGTATCGCGGGTCTATCTGTAGTAGCAGACTCATTAAGTGCAATTAAATACGCACAAGTAAAACCAATCCGTGATGAAAATGGTATTGCGGTGGACTTCGAAATTGAAGGAGACTTCCCTAAATACGGTAACAATGATGATCGTGTAGATGAGATCGCTGTAAATCTCGTGAAAACATTTATGAATAAACTTCGTAAACATAAAACATATCGTAATTCCGTTCATACAATGTCAATTTTAACTATTACATCTAACGTTGTATATGGTAAGAAAACAGGTAACACTCCAGATGGACGCCGTACTGGAGAACCATTTGCACCAGGTGCAAATCCAATGCATGGACGTGATACAAAAGGTGCATTAGCTTCATTATTATCTGTAGCTAAATTACCATATGAAGATGCACAAGATGGTATTTCTAATACATTCTCTATCATTCCAAAAGCACTTGGTAAAGAAGATGATGTACAAGTACGTAACTTAGTATCTATGCTTGATGGCTATGCAGTAAAAGAAGGCCATCACTTAAATATTAACGTATTTAATCGTGAAACATTAATGGATGCAATGGAACATCCTGAGAAATATCCACAATTAACAATTCGCGTATCTGGTTACGCTGTAAACTTTATTAAATTAACTCGTGAACAACAAATTGATGTAATTAACCGTACAATGCATGAAAGCATGTAA
- the pflA gene encoding pyruvate formate-lyase-activating protein — protein MVKGRIHSVESCGTVDGPGIRYVIFTQGCLLRCQYCHNADTWEIGKGKEITVEEVMQDVTCYLPFIEASGGGITVSGGEPLLQLDFLIELFKKCKEAGIHTTIDSSGGCYSEEPEFQNKLDILMDYTDLVLLDLKHIDSKKHRKLTGKPNEHILQFARYLSDKNKPIWVRHVLVPGVTDNEEDLQKLSSFIQSLSNVQKVEVLPYHKLGVYKWEALGHKYPLANVEPPTEKNVEHAKHILQAV, from the coding sequence ATGGTAAAAGGAAGAATACATTCTGTAGAGTCTTGTGGTACTGTTGATGGCCCAGGGATTCGTTATGTCATATTTACACAAGGGTGTTTATTACGTTGTCAATATTGTCATAATGCGGATACGTGGGAAATCGGTAAAGGTAAAGAAATAACAGTTGAAGAAGTGATGCAGGATGTGACATGTTACCTTCCATTTATTGAAGCCTCCGGAGGCGGTATAACAGTTAGCGGTGGAGAACCATTATTACAGCTAGACTTTTTAATTGAGTTGTTTAAAAAGTGTAAAGAGGCTGGTATCCATACAACAATCGACTCTTCTGGTGGTTGTTATTCTGAGGAACCAGAATTCCAAAATAAGCTAGATATTTTAATGGATTATACAGATTTAGTTTTATTGGATTTGAAACATATTGATTCCAAAAAGCATCGTAAATTAACAGGGAAACCAAATGAACATATTTTACAATTTGCTCGTTATTTATCGGATAAGAATAAACCGATTTGGGTACGACACGTATTAGTTCCCGGTGTTACGGATAATGAAGAGGATCTACAAAAACTATCTAGCTTTATTCAAAGTCTGTCTAATGTTCAAAAAGTTGAAGTGTTACCATATCATAAGCTTGGTGTATATAAATGGGAGGCGCTTGGACACAAGTACCCACTCGCAAATGTAGAACCACCTACTGAGAAAAATGTAGAACATGCTAAACATATTTTACAAGCGGTCTAA
- a CDS encoding diglucosyl diacylglycerol synthase: MIKNPKVLILTAHYGNGHVQVAKTLEQTFRQKGIEDVIVCDLFGESHPFITDITKYLYLKSYTIGKELYRLFYYGVEKIYDKKIASWYANFGRKRLKTLLQVEKPDIVINTFPIIAVPELKKQTGISIPVYNVLTDFCVHKIWIHREVDRYFVATDHVKELMVDIGVPAEQIVETGIPIRSSFELKVNSDIIYNKYQLCKNKKILLIVAGAHGVLGNVKELCQSFMSVPNLQVVVVCGKNEALKQDLLSLQKQNSDALKVFGYVENIDELFRVTSCMITKPGGITLSEAAALQVPVILYKPVPGQENENAMYFEKKGAAVVIRDDSEVFAKTEALLQDDVKLLQMKEAMKSIYLPEPAGHIVDAILAENHAEPRHIPIKSPALAQSFT, from the coding sequence TTGATAAAAAACCCCAAGGTTTTAATATTAACTGCACATTACGGTAATGGTCATGTGCAAGTAGCAAAAACATTAGAACAAACATTTCGCCAAAAAGGAATTGAAGATGTTATTGTATGCGACTTGTTTGGAGAATCACATCCATTTATAACTGACATTACAAAATATCTATATTTAAAAAGTTATACAATAGGAAAAGAATTATATCGTTTGTTTTATTACGGGGTAGAAAAAATTTATGATAAGAAAATAGCATCTTGGTATGCGAACTTTGGAAGAAAACGTTTGAAAACACTGTTACAGGTGGAGAAACCAGATATTGTAATTAATACATTTCCAATTATCGCGGTACCAGAATTGAAGAAACAAACAGGGATTTCAATTCCTGTCTATAACGTATTAACGGATTTTTGCGTGCACAAAATATGGATTCATCGAGAAGTAGATCGTTATTTTGTTGCAACGGATCACGTGAAAGAATTGATGGTTGATATCGGTGTACCTGCGGAACAAATTGTTGAAACAGGAATTCCAATTCGGAGTAGTTTTGAGTTAAAGGTAAATTCAGACATCATATATAATAAATATCAGTTATGTAAGAATAAAAAGATTTTACTAATTGTAGCAGGTGCTCATGGGGTATTAGGAAATGTAAAAGAACTATGCCAATCATTTATGTCAGTGCCCAATTTACAAGTAGTTGTCGTTTGTGGAAAAAATGAAGCTTTAAAACAGGATTTATTAAGTTTACAGAAGCAAAATTCCGATGCATTAAAAGTGTTTGGGTATGTTGAAAATATTGATGAATTATTCCGTGTTACTTCTTGTATGATTACGAAGCCAGGCGGAATAACATTAAGTGAAGCAGCAGCGTTGCAAGTACCTGTCATTTTATATAAGCCTGTTCCAGGACAAGAAAATGAAAATGCGATGTACTTTGAAAAAAAAGGAGCAGCAGTTGTCATTCGCGATGATAGTGAGGTTTTTGCAAAAACAGAGGCATTATTACAAGATGATGTGAAGCTTCTTCAAATGAAAGAAGCAATGAAAAGCATCTATCTTCCAGAGCCAGCTGGTCATATTGTAGATGCAATTTTGGCAGAAAATCATGCAGAACCGCGCCATATACCAATTAAATCACCTGCTCTTGCACAATCTTTTACTTAA
- a CDS encoding YfhE family protein, whose product MDKKKRDKAKNTLSSTQEVLYQREFQKADRAAGYRSKSI is encoded by the coding sequence ATGGATAAAAAGAAACGTGATAAAGCAAAAAATACATTATCTAGTACACAAGAAGTTCTCTATCAACGCGAATTTCAAAAAGCTGATCGTGCAGCAGGATATCGCTCGAAAAGCATTTAA
- a CDS encoding GNAT family N-acetyltransferase, with protein MLKKRDLHDSHVLYELMVDPAVFPFVRQKAYSYEEYLFLTKQTIEAEERGELISRTILDEWGNPIGTITLFDVQEKAGFLGTWLGKPYHGKGYNKLAKDSFFSELFYELDIETIFMRIRKINIRSIKAAEKLQYVNLANETRKAVYDEINANEEVYNLYEIPKDQYTLATMRDTTFQDAHQLKEA; from the coding sequence ATGTTGAAAAAACGCGACTTACACGACAGCCACGTTCTATACGAGTTAATGGTGGACCCAGCTGTCTTCCCTTTTGTGCGTCAAAAGGCTTATTCTTATGAAGAATATTTATTCTTAACGAAACAAACGATTGAAGCTGAAGAGCGTGGTGAATTAATTTCACGCACAATTTTAGATGAATGGGGTAACCCTATCGGAACAATTACTTTATTTGATGTGCAAGAAAAAGCTGGATTTCTCGGGACATGGCTTGGCAAACCATATCATGGAAAAGGCTATAATAAATTAGCGAAAGATTCATTTTTTAGTGAACTTTTCTATGAATTAGATATTGAAACAATCTTCATGCGTATTCGTAAAATAAATATTCGTTCTATTAAAGCTGCAGAAAAACTGCAATATGTAAATCTAGCAAATGAAACAAGAAAAGCCGTATATGATGAAATTAACGCAAACGAAGAAGTCTATAACTTATATGAAATTCCAAAAGATCAATACACACTTGCTACAATGCGAGATACAACCTTCCAAGATGCTCATCAATTAAAAGAAGCGTAA